In the genome of Schistocerca piceifrons isolate TAMUIC-IGC-003096 chromosome X, iqSchPice1.1, whole genome shotgun sequence, one region contains:
- the LOC124722575 gene encoding trichohyalin-like, with translation MHQLRAGGNLIRYTWDEDFITAKARYTASSDTCTLTTTVAWVQIAAHAVIGNEPATPAATVADVIGSSDIGLNRAKPVRDSRAEAQKLGGTNPAEGNEKKATRRRQREEGNEKKATRRRQREEGNEKKATRRRQREEGNEKKATRRRQREEGNEKKATRRRQREEGNEKKATRRRQREEGNEKKATRRRQREEGNEKKATRRRQREEGNEKKATRRRQREEGNEKKATRRRQREEGNEKKATRRRQREEGNEKKATRRRQREEGNEKKATRRRQREEGNEKKATRRRQREEGNEKKATRRRQREEGNEKKATRRRQREEGNEKKATRRRQREEGNEKKATRRRQREEGNEKKATRRRQREEGNEKKATRRRQREEGNEKKATRRRQREEGNEKKATRRRQREEGNEKKATRRRQREEGNEKKATRRRQREEGNEKKATRRRQREEGNEKKATRRRQREEGNEKKATRRRQREEGNEKKATRRRQREEGNEKKATRRRQREEGNEKKATRRRQREEGNGKKATGRRQREEGNGKKATGRRQREEGNGKKATGRRQREEGNGKKATGRRQREEGNGKKATGRRQREEGNGKKATGRRQREEGNGKKATGRRQREEGNGKKATGRRQREEGNGKKATGRRQREEGNEEEGNGEEGNGKKATEEGNGKNGNEKKATRRRQREEGNEKRQREEGNEKKATRRRQREEGNEKKATRRRQREEGNEKKATRRRQREEGNEKKATRRRQREEGNEKKATRRSNEKKATRRRQREEATRRRQREEGNEKKATRRRQREEGNEKKATRRRQREEGNEKKATRRRQREEGNEKKATRRRQREEGNEKKATRRRQREEGNEKKATRRRQREEGNEKKATRRRQREEATRRRQREEGNEKKATRRRQREEGNEKKATRRGNEKKATRRRQREEGNEKKATREGNEKKATRRRQREKATRRRQREEGNEKKATRRRQREEGNEKEGNEKKATRRRQREEGNEKKATRRRQREEGNEKKATRRRQREEGNEKKATRRRQREEGNEKKATRRRQREEGNEKKATRRRQREEGNEKKATRRRQREEGNEKKATRRRQREEGNEKKATRRRQREEGNEKKATRRRQREEGNEKKATRRRQREEATRRRQREEGNEKKATRRRQREEGNEKKATRRRQREEGNEKKATRRRQREEGNEKKATRRRQREEGNEKKATRRRQREEGNEKKATRRRQREEGNEKKATRRRQREEGNEKKATRRRQREEGNEKKATRRRQREEGNEKKATRRRQREEGNEKKATRRRQREEGNEKKATRRRQREEGNEKKATRRRQREEGNEKKATRRRQRRRQREEGNEKATRRRQREEGNEKKATRRRQREEGNEKKATRRRQREEGNEKKATRRRQREEGNEKKATRRRQREEGNEKKATRRRQREEGNEKKATRRRQREEGNEKKATRRRQREEGNEKKATRRRQREEGNEKKATRRRQREEGNEKKATRRRQREEGNEKKGNEKKATRRRATEKKATRRRQREEGNEKKQREEGNGKKATRRRATGKKATGRRQREEGNGKKATGRRQRKKATGNGKKATGRRQREEGNGKKATGRRQREEGNGKKATGRRQREEGNGKKATGRRQREEGNGKKATGRRQREEGNEKKATRRRQREEGNEKKATRRRQREEGNEKKATRRRQREEGNEKKATRRRQREEGNEKKATRRRQREEGNEKKATRRRQREEGNEKKATRRRQREEGNEKKATRRRQREEGNEKKATRRRQREEGNEKKATRRRQREEGNEKKATRRRQREEGNEKKATRRRQREEGNEKKATRRRQREEGNEKKATRRRQREEGNEKKATRRRQREEGNEKKATRRRQREEGNEKKATRRRQREEGNEKKATRRRQREEGNEKKATRRRQREEGNEKKATRRRQREEGNEKKATRRRQREEGNEKKATRRRQREEGNEKKATRRRQREEGNEKKATRRRQREEGNEKKATRRRQREEGNEKKATRRRQREEGNEKKATRRRQREEGNEKKATRRRQREEGNEKKATRRRQREEGNEKKATRRRQREEGNEKKATRRRQREEGNEKKATRRRQREEGNEKKATRRRQREEGNEKKATRRRQREEGNEKKATRRRQREEGNEKKATRRRQREEGNEKKATRRRQREEGNEKKATRRRQREEGNEKKATRRRQREEGNEKKATRRRQREEGNEKKATRRRQREEGNEKKATRRRQREEGNEKKATRRRQREEGNEKKATRRRQREEGNEKKATRRRQREEGNEKKATRRRQREEGNEKKATRRRQREEGNEKKATRRRQREEGNEKKATRRRQREEGNEKKATRRRQREEGNEKKATRRRQREEGNEKKATRRRQREEGNEKKATRRRQREEGNEKKATRRRQREEGNEKKATRRRQREEGNEKKATRRRQREEGNEKKATRRRQREEGNEKKATRRRQREEGNEKKATRRRQREEGNEKKATRRRQREEGNEKKATRRRQREEGNEKKATRRRQREEGNEKKATRRRQREEGNEKKATRRRQREEGNEKKATRRRQREEGNEKKATRRRQREEGNEKKATRRRQREEGNEKKATRRRQREEGNEKKATRRRQREEGNEKKATRRRQREEGNEKKATRRRQREEGNEKKATRRRQREEGNEKKATRRRQREEGNEKKATRRRQREEGNEKKATRRRQREEGNEKKATRRRQREEGNEKKATRRRQREEGNEKKATRRRQREEGNEKKATRRRQREEGNEKKATRRRQREEGNEKKATRRRQREEGNEKKATRRRQREEGNEKKATRRRQREEGNEKKATRRRQREEGNEKKATRRRQREEGNEKKATRRRQREEGNEKKATRRRQREEGNEKKATRRRQREEGNEKKATRRRQREEGNEKKATRRRQREEGNEKKATRRRQREEGNEKKATRRRQREEGNEKKATRRRQREEGNEKKATRRRQREEGNEKKATRRRQREEGNEKKATRRRQREEGNEKKATRRRQREEGNEKKATRRRQREEGNEKKARERGVLQDDTWAIKIKKTLLKLVGSVHLAGESGQIAMAAPRDWPQHLPPAEATERKDVVQDESLVKNFTIRIQPVDTDSPPKLSKPLPVPMTPRDTPPQLSPIEGVGLQAVQYDDARCSTESEASNSDSLQLPLSKRWKYELLPTSDSSPTAIRAKLTRSAQAYDDSNDDDRSLQEENDFSEDAEDALCQQDGP, from the coding sequence aaggcaacgagaagaaggcaacgagaagaaggcaacgagaagaaggcaacgagaagaaggcaacgagaagaaggcaacgagaagaaggcaacgagaagaaggcaacgagaagaaggcaacgagaagaaggcaacgagaagaaggcaacgagaagaaggcaacgagaagaaggcaacgagaagaaggcaacgagaagaaggcaacgagaagaaggcaacgagaagaaggcaacgagaagaaggcaacgagaagaaggcaacgagaagaaggcaacgagaagaaggcaacgagaagaaggcaacgagaagaaggcaacgagaagaaggcaacgagaagaaggcaacgagaagaaggcaacgagaagaaggcaacgagaagaaggcaacgagaagaaggcaacgagaagaaggcaacgagaagaaggcaacgagaagaaggcaacgagaagaaggcaacgagaagaaggcaacgagaagaaggcaacgagaagaaggcaacgagaagaaggcaacgagaagaaggcaacgagaagaaggcaacgagaagaaggcaacgagaagaaggcaacgagaagaaggcaacgagaagaaggcaacgagaagaaggcaacgagaagaaggcaacgagaagaaggcaacgagaagaaggcaacgagaagaaggcaacgagaagaaggcaacgagaagaaggcaacgagaagaaggcaacgagaagaaggcaacgagaagaaggcaacgagaagaaggcaacgagaagaaggcaacgagaagaaggcaacgagaagaaggcaacgagaagaaggcaacgagaagaaggcaacgagaagaaggcaacgagaagaaggcaacgagaagaaggcaacgagaagaaggcaacgagaagaaggcaacgagaagaaggcaacgagaagaaggcaacgagaagaaggcaacgagaagaaggcaacgagaagaaggcaacgagaagaaggcaacgagaagaaggcaacgagaagaaggcaacgagaagaaggcaacgagaagaaggcaacgagaagaaggcaacgagaagaaggcaacgagaagaaggcaacgagaagaaggcaacgagaagaaggcaacgagaagaaggcaacgagaagaaggcaacgagaagaaggcaacgagaagaaggcaacgagaagaaggcaacgagaagaaggcaacgagaagaaggcaacgagaagaaggcaacgagaagaaggcaacgagaagaaggcaacgagaagaaggcaacgggaAGAAGGCAACGGGAAGAAGGCAACGGGAAGAAGGCAACGGGAAGAAGGCAACGGGAAGAAGGCAACGGGAAGAAGGCAACGGGAAGAAGGCAACGGGAAGAAGGCAACGGGAAGAAGGCAACGGGAAGAAGGCAACGGGAAGAAGGCAACGGGAAGAAGGCAACGGGAAGAAGGCAACGGGAAGAAGGCAACGGGAAGAAGGCAACGGGAAGAAGGCAACGGGAAGAAGGCAACGGGAAGAAGGCAACGGGAAGAAGGCAACGGGAAGAAGGCAACGGGAAGAAGGCAACGGGAAGAAGGCAACGGGAAGAAGGCAACGGGAAGAAGGCAACGGGAAGAAGGCAACGGGAAGAAGGCAACGGGAAGAAGGCAACGGGAAGAAGGCAACGAGGAAGAAGGCAACGGAGAAGAAGGCAACGGGAAGAAGGCAACGGAAGAAGGCAACGGGAAGAacggcaacgagaagaaggcaacgagaagaaggcaacgagaagaaggcaacgagaagaggcaacgagaagaaggcaacgagaagaaggcaacgagaagaaggcaacgagaagaaggcaacgagaagaaggcaacgagaagaaggcaacgagaagaaggcaacgagaagaaggcaacgagaagaaggcaacgagaagaaggcaacgagaagaaggcaacgagaagaaggcaacgagaagaaggcaacgagaagaaggcaacgagaagaagcaacgagaagaaggcaacgagaagaaggcaacgagaagaagcaacgagaagaaggcaacgagaagaaggcaacgagaagaaggcaacgagaagaaggcaacgagaagaaggcaacgagaagaaggcaacgagaagaaggcaacgagaagaaggcaacgagaagaaggcaacgagaagaaggcaacgagaagaaggcaacgagaagaaggcaacgagaagaaggcaacgagaagaaggcaacgagaagaaggcaacgagaagaaggcaacgagaagaaggcaacgagaagaaggcaacgagaagaaggcaacgagaagaaggcaacgagaagaaggcaacgagaagaaggcaacgagaagaagcaacgagaagaaggcaacgagaagaaggcaacgagaagaaggcaacgagaagaaggcaacgagaagaaggcaacgagaagaaggcaacgagaagaggcaacgagaagaaggcaacgagaagaaggcaacgagaagaaggcaacgagaagaaggcaacgagagaaggcaacgagaagaaggcaacgagaagaaggcaacgagagaaggcaacgagaagaaggcaacgagaagaaggcaacgagaagaaggcaacgagaagaaggcaacgagaagaaggcaacgagaaagaaggcaacgagaagaaggcaacgagaagaaggcaacgagaagaaggcaacgagaagaaggcaacgagaagaaggcaacgagaagaaggcaacgagaagaaggcaacgagaagaaggcaacgagaagaaggcaacgagaagaaggcaacgagaagaaggcaacgagaagaaggcaacgagaagaaggcaacgagaagaaggcaacgagaagaaggcaacgagaagaaggcaacgagaagaaggcaacgagaagaaggcaacgagaagaaggcaacgagaagaaggcaacgagaagaaggcaacgagaagaaggcaacgagaagaaggcaacgagaagaaggcaacgagaagaaggcaacgagaagaaggcaacgagaagaaggcaacgagaagaaggcaacgagaagaaggcaacgagaagaaggcaacgagaagaaggcaacgagaagaaggcaacgagaagaagcaacgagaagaaggcaacgagaagaaggcaacgagaagaaggcaacgagaagaaggcaacgagaagaaggcaacgagaagaaggcaacgagaagaaggcaacgagaagaaggcaacgagaagaaggcaacgagaagaaggcaacgagaagaaggcaacgagaagaaggcaacgagaagaaggcaacgagaagaaggcaacgagaagaaggcaacgagaagaaggcaacgagaagaaggcaacgagaagaaggcaacgagaagaaggcaacgagaagaaggcaacgagaagaaggcaacgagaagaaggcaacgagaagaaggcaacgagaagaaggcaacgagaagaaggcaacgagaagaaggcaacgagaagaaggcaacgagaagaaggcaacgagaagaaggcaacgagaagaaggcaacgagaagaaggcaacgagaagaaggcaacgagaagaaggcaacgagaagaaggcaacgagaagaaggcaacgagaagaaggcaacgagaagaaggcaacgagaagaaggcaacgagaagaaggcaacgagaagaaggcaacgagaagaaggcaacgagaagaaggcaacgagaagaaggcaacgaagaaggcaacgagaagaaggcaacgagaaagcaacgagaagaaggcaacgagaagaaggcaacgagaagaaggcaacgagaagaaggcaacgagaagaaggcaacgagaagaaggcaacgagaagaaggcaacgagaagaaggcaacgagaagaaggcaacgagaagaaggcaacgagaagaaggcaacgagaagaaggcaacgagaagaaggcaacgagaagaaggcaacgagaagaaggcaacgagaagaaggcaacgagaagaaggcaacgagaagaaggcaacgagaagaaggcaacgagaagaaggcaacgagaagaaggcaacgagaagaaggcaacgagaagaaggcaacgagaagaaggcaacgagaagaaggcaacgagaagaaggcaacgagaagaaggcaacgagaagaaggcaacgagaagaaggcaacgagaagaaggcaacgagaagaaggcaacgagaagaaggcaacgagaagaagggcaacgagaagaaggcaacgagaagaagggcaacggagaagaaggcaacgagaagaaggcaacgagaagaaggcaacgagaagaagcaacgagaagaaggcaacgggaagaaggcaacgagaagaagggcAACGGGGAAGAAGGCAACGGGAAGAAGGCAACGGGAAGAAGGCAACGGGAAGAAGGCAACGGGAAGAAGGCAACGGAAGAAGGCAACGGGCAACGGGAAGAAGGCAACGGGAAGAAGGCAACGGGAAGAAGGCAACGGGAAGAAGGCAACGGGAAGAAGGCAACGGGAAGAAGGCAACGGGAAGAAGGCAACGGGAAGAAGGCAACGGGAAGAAGGCAACGGGAAGAAGGCAACGGGAAGAAGGCAACGGGAAGAAGGCAACGGGAAGAAGGCAACGGGAAGAAGGCAAcgggaagaaggcaacgagaagaaggcaacgagaagaaggcaacgagaagaaggcaacgagaagaaggcaacgagaagaaggcaacgagaagaaggcaacgagaagaaggcaacgagaagaaggcaacgagaagaaggcaacgagaagaaggcaacgagaagaaggcaacgagaagaaggcaacgagaagaaggcaacgagaagaaggcaacgagaagaaggcaacgagaagaaggcaacgagaagaaggcaacgagaagaaggcaacgagaagaaggcaacgagaagaaggcaacgagaagaaggcaacgagaagaaggcaacgagaagaaggcaacgagaagaaggcaacgagaagaaggcaacgagaagaaggcaacgagaagaaggcaacgagaagaaggcaacgagaagaaggcaacgagaagaaggcaacgagaagaaggcaacgagaagaaggcaacgagaagaaggcaacgagaagaaggcaacgagaagaaggcaacgagaagaaggcaacgagaagaaggcaacgagaagaaggcaacgagaagaaggcaacgagaagaaggcaacgagaagaaggcaacgagaagaaggcaacgagaagaaggcaacgagaagaaggcaacgagaagaaggcaacgagaagaaggcaacgagaagaaggcaacgagaagaaggcaacgagaagaaggcaacgagaagaaggcaacgagaagaaggcaacgagaagaaggcaacgagaagaaggcaacgagaagaaggcaacgagaagaaggcaacgagaagaaggcaacgagaagaaggcaacgagaagaaggcaacgagaagaaggcaacgagaagaaggcaacgagaagaaggcaacgagaagaaggcaacgagaagaaggcaacgagaagaaggcaacgagaagaaggcaacgagaagaaggcaacgagaagaaggcaacgagaagaaggcaacgagaagaaggcaacgagaagaaggcaacgagaagaaggcaacgagaagaaggcaacgagaagaaggcaacgagaagaaggcaacgagaagaaggcaacgagaagaaggcaacgagaagaaggcaacgagaagaaggcaacgagaagaaggcaacgagaagaaggcaacgagaagaaggcaacgagaagaaggcaacgagaagaaggcaacgagaagaaggcaacgagaagaaggcaacgagaagaaggcaacgagaagaaggcaacgagaagaaggcaacgagaagaaggcaacgagaagaaggcaacgagaagaaggcaacgagaagaaggcaacgagaagaaggcaacgagaagaaggcaacgagaagaaggcaacgagaagaaggcaacgagaagaaggcaacgagaagaaggcaacgagaagaaggcaacgagaagaaggcaacgagaagaaggcaacgagaagaaggcaacgagaagaaggcaacgagaagaaggcaacgagaagaaggcaacgagaagaaggcaacgagaagaaggcaacgagaagaaggcaacgagaagaaggcaacgagaagaaggcaacgagaagaaggcaacgagaagaaggcaacgagaagaaggcaacgagaagaaggcaacgagaagaaggcaacgagaagaaggcaacgagaagaaggcaacgagaagaaggcaacgagaagaaggcaacgagaagaaggcaacgagaagaaggcaacgagaagaaggcaacgagaagaaggcaacgagaagaaggcaacgagaagaaggcaacgagaagaaggcaacgagaagaaggcaacgagaagaaggcaacgagaagaaggcaacgagaagaaggcaacgagaagaaggcaacgagaagaaggcaacgagaagaaggcaacgagaagaaggcaacgagaagaaggcaacgagaagaaggcaacgagaagaaggcaacgagaagaaggcaacgagaagaaggcaacgagaagaaggcaacgagaagaaggcaacgagaagaaggcaacgagaagaaggcaacgagaagaaggcaacgagaagaaggcaacgagaagaaggcaacgagaagaaggcaacgagaagaaggcaacgagaagaaggcaacgagaagaaggcaacgagaagaaggcaacgagaagaaggcaacgagaagaaggcaacgagaagaaggcaacgagaagaaggcaacgagaagaaggcaacgagaagaaggcaacgagaagaaggcaacgagaagaaggcaacgagaagaaggcaacgagaagaaggcaacgagaagaaggcaacgagaagaaggcaacgagaagaaggcaacgagaagaaggcaacgagaagaaggcaacgagaagaaggcaacgagaagaaggcaacgagaagaaggcaacgagaagaaggcaacgagaagaaggcaacgagaagaaggcaacgagaagaaggcaacgagaagaaggcaacgagaagaaggcaacgagaagaaggcaacgagaagaaggcaacgagaagaaggcaacgagaagaaggcaacgagaagaaggcaacgagaagaaggcaacgagaagaaggcaacgagaagaaggcaacgagaagaaggcaacgagaagaaggcaacgagaagaaggcaacgagaagaaggcaacgagaagaaggcaacgagaagaaggcaacgagaagaaggcaacgagaagaaggcaacgagaagaaggcaacgagaagaaggcaacgagaagaaggcaacgagaagaaggcaacgagaagaaggcaacgagaagaaggcaacgagaagaaggcaacgagaagaaggcaacgagaagaaggcaacgagaagaaggcaacgagaagaaggcaacgagaagaaggcaacgagaagaaggcaacgagaagaaggcaacgagaagaaggcaacgagaagaaggcaacgagaagaaggcaacgagaagaaggcaacgagaagaaggcaacgagaagaaggcaacgagaagaaggcaacgagaagaaggcaacgagaagaaggcaacgagaagaaggcaacgagaagaaggcaacgagaagaaggcaacgagaagaaggcaacgagaagaaggcaacgagaagaaggcaacgagaagaaggcaacgagaagaaggcaacgagaagaaggcaacgagaagaaggcaacgagaagaaggcaacgagaagaaggcaacgagaagaaggcaacgagaagaaggcaacgagaagaaggcaacgagaagaaggcaacgagaagaaggcaacgagaagaaggcaacgagaagaaggcaacgagaagaaggcaacgagaagaaggcaacgagaagaaggcaacgagaagaaggcaacgagaagaaggcaacgagaagaaggcaacgagaagaaggcaacgagaagaaggcaacgagaagaaggcaacgagaagaaggcaacgagaagaaggcaacgagaagaaggcaacgagaagaaggcaacgagaagaaggcaacgagaagaaggcaacgagaagaaggcaacgagaagaaggcaacgagaagaaggcaacgagaagaaggcaacgagaagaaggcaacgagaagaaggcaacgagaagaaggcaacgagaagaaggcaacgagaagaaggcaacgagaagaaggcaacgagaagaaggcaacgagaagaaggcaacgagaagaaggcaacgagaagaaggcaacgagaagaaggcaacgagaagaaggcaacgagaagaaggcaacgagaagaaggcaacgagaagaaggcaacgagaagaaggcaacgagaagaaggcaacgagaagaaggcaacgagaagaaggcaacgagaagaaggcaacgagaagaaggcaacgagaagaaggcaacgagaagaaggcaacgagaagaaggcaacgagaagaaggcaacgagaagaaggcaacgagaagaaggcaacgagaagaaggcaacgagaagaaggcaacgagaagaaggcaacgagaagaaggcaacgagaagaaggcaacgagaagaaggcaacgagaagaaggcaacgagaagaaggcaacgagaagaaggcaacgagaagaaggcaacgagaagaaggcaacgagaagaaggcaacgagaagaaggcaacgagaagaaggcaacgagaagaaggcaacgagaagaaggcaagggaaaga